In one window of Nakamurella sp. PAMC28650 DNA:
- a CDS encoding DUF305 domain-containing protein, translating to MTTSTIRTTLFTTAAALALAGLAACGTTTTAAGSSTSSGPVTPSATSSVSATGVMSSGAGMPMPAAPAGPHNQADITFAEQMTVHHQGAIAMADLAPTRASTAQVKTLAAQIKAAQAPEIKQMAGWLAAWAPSTDMNGMPQKTTASDGAIGGMGTAASGAPAAMPGMMTDAQMGELTAASGASFDKLFLQMMIVHHQGALTMAQTEAAQGSSPEALALAKSITTSQTAQISQMKALLAGM from the coding sequence ATGACCACAAGCACGATTCGTACCACCCTGTTCACGACCGCGGCGGCTCTGGCACTGGCAGGTCTGGCCGCGTGCGGCACCACCACCACCGCCGCCGGCTCGTCCACGTCCAGCGGGCCCGTCACGCCGTCGGCGACATCGTCGGTCTCCGCCACCGGCGTGATGAGTTCGGGTGCGGGGATGCCGATGCCGGCGGCACCGGCCGGTCCGCACAACCAGGCCGACATCACCTTCGCAGAGCAGATGACGGTGCACCACCAGGGCGCCATCGCGATGGCCGATCTGGCTCCGACCCGCGCCTCCACCGCGCAGGTGAAGACGTTGGCCGCCCAAATCAAAGCGGCCCAGGCGCCCGAGATCAAGCAGATGGCAGGGTGGCTTGCCGCATGGGCCCCGTCGACCGACATGAACGGCATGCCCCAGAAGACCACCGCATCAGATGGGGCCATAGGCGGCATGGGCACGGCCGCCTCCGGCGCCCCGGCCGCGATGCCGGGCATGATGACCGATGCGCAGATGGGTGAACTCACCGCAGCTTCCGGCGCCTCGTTCGACAAACTGTTTCTGCAGATGATGATCGTGCACCACCAGGGCGCCTTGACCATGGCACAGACCGAGGCAGCCCAGGGCAGTAGTCCCGAGGCGCTGGCGTTGGCGAAATCCATCACCACCAGCCAGACCGCGCAGATCTCCCAGATGAAGGCTCTGCTCGCCGGGATGTAG
- a CDS encoding DUF302 domain-containing protein — MSYALTTTVPRPFATVLEQVRSALAEVGFGVLTEIDLQQTLKAKLGVDIPAQTILGACRPPLAYAALQAEPSIGLLLPCNVVVRALGDGSTAVEAMDPQMMVGVTGNDDLAEVASDAGARLRAALDSLDPAPVAATG; from the coding sequence ATGTCCTACGCCCTCACCACCACGGTCCCCAGACCGTTCGCCACCGTCCTGGAACAGGTACGGAGCGCCCTGGCCGAGGTGGGCTTCGGAGTGCTGACCGAAATCGACCTCCAACAGACCCTCAAGGCCAAGTTGGGCGTGGACATCCCCGCGCAGACCATCCTCGGTGCCTGCCGACCGCCGCTGGCCTACGCGGCCCTGCAGGCCGAGCCGTCCATCGGGCTCCTCCTGCCGTGCAACGTCGTCGTCCGTGCGCTGGGTGATGGCAGCACTGCGGTCGAGGCGATGGACCCGCAGATGATGGTCGGGGTGACCGGGAACGATGACCTGGCCGAGGTGGCGTCGGATGCGGGGGCCCGGCTGCGTGCGGCCCTGGATTCCCTCGATCCCGCGCCGGTCGCGGCGACCGGCTGA
- a CDS encoding metal-sensitive transcriptional regulator, which translates to MVELAPEKMTAVLNRLRRAQGQLGGVLKMIEEGRDCQDVVTQLAAVGKAIDRAGFAVIAAGLKQCLLDSGGHETLDTAAMEKMFLSLA; encoded by the coding sequence ATGGTCGAACTGGCACCGGAGAAGATGACCGCCGTCCTCAACCGCCTGCGTCGCGCGCAGGGGCAACTGGGCGGCGTGCTCAAGATGATCGAGGAGGGCCGCGACTGCCAGGATGTCGTCACCCAGCTCGCGGCCGTCGGCAAGGCGATCGACCGTGCCGGCTTTGCCGTCATCGCCGCCGGACTCAAGCAGTGCCTGCTGGACTCCGGCGGGCACGAAACGCTGGATACCGCGGCGATGGAGAAGATGTTCCTCTCGCTGGCCTGA
- a CDS encoding heavy-metal-associated domain-containing protein translates to MTQITSVPVLESFTTTFEVVGMTCSHCVGSVTGELTDTVLGVRNVQIDLASGEVIVVSAVPITESAATAAVEEAGYRLTPGSWR, encoded by the coding sequence ATGACCCAGATCACCAGCGTTCCCGTCCTCGAGAGCTTTACCACCACCTTCGAGGTCGTGGGCATGACGTGCAGCCACTGCGTCGGTTCGGTGACCGGCGAGCTCACCGACACCGTGCTCGGCGTCAGGAACGTCCAGATCGACCTGGCCTCCGGCGAGGTCATCGTGGTCAGCGCGGTGCCGATCACCGAATCGGCGGCGACCGCGGCCGTCGAGGAAGCCGGCTACCGGCTCACCCCCGGTTCGTGGCGTTGA
- a CDS encoding metal-sensitive transcriptional regulator encodes MNERRPAVHGYSSHKDDYVKRLSRVEGQIRGLSRMVEQDQYCIDILTQVSAATKALQSVAIKLLEEHMAHCVAEAVAEGGDTATAKVKEASDAIARLIRS; translated from the coding sequence ATGAACGAACGGAGGCCGGCGGTGCACGGATACAGCAGCCACAAGGACGACTACGTCAAGCGGCTCTCGCGGGTGGAGGGCCAGATTCGCGGTTTGTCCCGGATGGTCGAGCAGGACCAGTACTGCATCGACATCCTGACGCAGGTCTCCGCTGCGACGAAGGCCCTGCAGTCGGTGGCCATCAAGTTGCTGGAGGAGCACATGGCGCATTGCGTGGCCGAGGCCGTCGCCGAAGGTGGCGACACGGCGACCGCCAAGGTCAAGGAGGCCTCCGATGCCATTGCCCGCCTCATTCGATCCTGA
- a CDS encoding NUDIX domain-containing protein produces the protein MVSDGDGWTYCGLGHRHWGLFGAAGLLTVRGREVLLQLRAARVHHGGTWSIPGGARSSDESPTRAALRESWEEIDLPASAVEPLEMFVDDHGGWSYTTVIAELVRDVQLRNNHESEEMRWVPIDDVAALPLHHGFAGSWPHLSTVLAELRVERKPI, from the coding sequence ATGGTGAGCGACGGCGATGGATGGACGTACTGCGGGCTGGGGCATCGTCACTGGGGGCTGTTCGGTGCTGCCGGACTCCTGACCGTCCGGGGCCGGGAAGTCCTGCTACAGCTGAGAGCCGCCCGGGTCCACCACGGTGGCACCTGGAGCATCCCGGGCGGGGCCCGGTCGTCCGACGAATCCCCCACCCGGGCCGCACTGCGCGAGTCCTGGGAAGAGATCGATCTCCCGGCGTCCGCGGTCGAACCGCTCGAGATGTTCGTCGACGATCACGGAGGTTGGAGCTACACCACCGTCATCGCGGAACTCGTGCGAGATGTCCAGCTACGCAACAATCATGAATCCGAAGAGATGCGTTGGGTTCCGATCGACGACGTCGCCGCCCTGCCGCTGCACCACGGATTTGCCGGGTCCTGGCCCCACCTGTCGACGGTCCTCGCCGAACTACGAGTGGAACGGAAACCGATCTGA
- a CDS encoding GAF domain-containing protein produces MDVSTRIAVLASAGNHPDLPGPELLPTRLMRACAQVLPVTAAGISYFSGFHHRVPLGASDAQAVLAERLQFTVGEGPCLAAHFQDRAVLATADVMAQRWPAFHAELVMKTADRAILSLPIDNEDFGGNAAVDLYFAEPQPAITGGVLQDIQAATDVVGSLLAAHSGLVDGPSEQPVWLDTVAAQARSQVWIAMGLINIALRLGPVDSLAVLRSYAYSHDATVDEIAGIIAGGELGAEVLAD; encoded by the coding sequence GTGGACGTTTCCACGCGGATTGCCGTGCTGGCTTCCGCTGGCAACCATCCGGACCTGCCCGGACCGGAACTGCTGCCCACGCGATTGATGAGAGCGTGCGCCCAGGTGCTGCCGGTCACCGCGGCCGGGATCAGCTACTTCAGTGGGTTCCACCACCGCGTTCCGCTCGGTGCCAGTGATGCCCAGGCGGTTCTGGCGGAACGGCTGCAATTCACCGTGGGTGAGGGTCCCTGTCTGGCTGCCCACTTCCAGGACCGCGCGGTGCTGGCCACGGCCGACGTCATGGCCCAGCGGTGGCCCGCGTTTCACGCTGAACTGGTGATGAAGACTGCGGATCGAGCCATCTTGTCGCTACCGATCGACAACGAGGACTTCGGCGGCAATGCAGCGGTGGACCTCTACTTTGCCGAACCGCAGCCCGCAATCACCGGCGGGGTGCTGCAGGACATCCAAGCCGCCACCGACGTGGTCGGGTCTCTGCTGGCCGCGCACTCCGGTCTCGTCGACGGCCCCTCCGAGCAACCGGTCTGGTTGGATACCGTCGCGGCGCAGGCCCGGTCCCAGGTGTGGATTGCGATGGGTCTGATCAACATCGCGCTCCGCCTCGGCCCGGTCGACTCGCTGGCCGTCTTGCGCAGCTACGCCTACAGCCACGACGCCACGGTCGACGAAATCGCCGGCATCATCGCCGGTGGTGAGCTGGGCGCCGAAGTGTTGGCGGACTGA
- a CDS encoding ABC transporter permease subunit, with product MPGREVGAVARLSLRQCRRGIISWIVGLVALTILYSISYRSVAGVKAAAVNDYPASLKQALNLQDLTSPAGYLGSTAFGIPLLLLTTIFVIGFATTAIAGEEESGALDLMLAYPVGRSSVVLARMAVMMGALTTMGIVLDVVLFLLRGPTGLDVGSVELVATTVTWLFMGCCLGSIGLFLSAVLGRRSLTLGVSAAGALFAYLAGSFLPLVDGLRWIRLLSPYYWFDEGNPLSNGLQPGNCALLLAGTVVFSFLAAAALNRRDIRV from the coding sequence ATGCCGGGCCGTGAGGTGGGAGCCGTCGCCCGCCTGTCGCTGCGGCAGTGCCGGCGCGGGATCATCAGCTGGATCGTGGGTCTCGTTGCGCTGACAATCCTCTACAGCATCAGCTACCGAAGCGTCGCCGGGGTCAAGGCGGCTGCCGTCAACGACTATCCGGCCTCGCTCAAACAGGCGCTGAACCTGCAGGACCTGACGTCACCGGCTGGCTACCTCGGATCCACTGCCTTCGGTATCCCGCTCCTGCTGCTGACCACCATCTTTGTCATCGGCTTCGCCACCACAGCCATCGCGGGAGAGGAGGAAAGCGGCGCACTGGACCTGATGTTGGCCTACCCGGTCGGCCGCAGCAGCGTGGTACTCGCTCGAATGGCGGTCATGATGGGCGCGCTGACGACGATGGGGATCGTGCTCGATGTGGTGCTGTTCCTCCTGCGTGGACCGACCGGCCTGGACGTCGGCAGCGTCGAACTGGTTGCCACCACGGTGACGTGGCTGTTCATGGGTTGCTGTCTTGGCAGCATCGGCCTGTTCCTCAGCGCTGTTCTGGGACGCCGTTCGCTGACCCTGGGAGTCAGTGCCGCGGGCGCACTGTTCGCCTACCTGGCCGGTAGTTTTCTGCCGCTGGTCGACGGGCTTCGGTGGATCCGACTCCTGTCCCCGTACTACTGGTTCGACGAGGGCAACCCGTTGAGCAACGGGCTGCAGCCGGGGAACTGCGCACTGCTGCTGGCCGGGACGGTTGTCTTCTCGTTCCTCGCGGCCGCGGCGCTGAACCGACGGGACATCCGTGTGTAG
- a CDS encoding IS1595 family transposase translates to MSEPVCAYPVGGVDYPRTFQELLEWFPDDSSCLAYLERLRWPQGFVCPVCGAPGGWRTAKAKWMCTRCGRQTSVTAGTIFHRLRTPLSTWFAAIWFITSQKNGMSAQGLQRVLGFGSYETAWAWLQKLRRAMVRPERELLSGVVELDEVFIGNESRGRAGGVKDHTAAMIAVESIPGRKLGRVRIELAETARSVSMLGFADRVIAKGSTVRTDDANYLKKLTAAGYEHVAFVGTDSAEPAHINLPGVHMVASLLKRWLTGTLHYAVSQEHLAYYLDEYTFRFNRRTSKSRGLLFYRLLQQAVNTDPHPLAELRNPVAAVDVPF, encoded by the coding sequence TTGTCAGAGCCAGTGTGTGCCTACCCGGTCGGTGGTGTCGATTACCCCCGGACCTTTCAGGAGTTGCTGGAGTGGTTCCCGGATGACTCGTCGTGTCTGGCGTATCTGGAGCGTCTGCGGTGGCCCCAGGGGTTTGTGTGTCCGGTGTGCGGGGCGCCCGGCGGTTGGCGTACGGCGAAGGCGAAATGGATGTGCACCAGGTGTGGCCGGCAGACGTCGGTGACCGCCGGCACGATCTTCCACCGGCTCCGGACGCCGCTGTCGACGTGGTTCGCGGCGATCTGGTTCATCACCTCGCAGAAGAACGGGATGTCCGCGCAAGGTCTGCAGCGGGTGCTGGGTTTCGGATCCTACGAAACAGCGTGGGCGTGGCTGCAGAAGCTACGCCGGGCGATGGTCCGCCCCGAGCGGGAGTTGCTCTCCGGTGTGGTGGAGTTAGATGAAGTGTTCATCGGCAACGAGTCTCGCGGCCGCGCAGGCGGCGTGAAGGACCACACCGCGGCGATGATCGCAGTGGAATCGATCCCCGGCCGCAAGCTGGGCAGGGTCCGCATCGAGCTGGCCGAGACAGCCCGATCGGTCAGCATGCTCGGCTTCGCCGACCGCGTCATCGCCAAAGGATCAACGGTCAGAACCGATGACGCCAACTACCTGAAGAAGCTGACCGCGGCCGGCTACGAGCACGTCGCGTTCGTCGGGACCGACAGCGCCGAGCCCGCCCACATCAACCTCCCCGGCGTCCACATGGTCGCCTCGCTGCTCAAACGCTGGCTGACCGGCACCCTGCATTACGCGGTCTCCCAGGAGCACCTGGCCTACTACCTGGACGAATACACATTCCGGTTCAACCGACGCACCTCGAAGAGTCGCGGGCTTTTGTTCTACCGACTGTTGCAGCAGGCCGTGAACACAGACCCACACCCGCTCGCTGAACTGCGCAATCCTGTTGCAGCAGTGGACGTCCCGTTCTGA
- a CDS encoding ABC transporter ATP-binding protein, translating into MSAAAVADVGTKTAIHTEMLCKSYGSRPALVDVDLTVRTGEIYGFLGPNGAGKTTVIRVLLDLLRPTSGTVEVLGGDPRRSGTAVRRRLGYLPGEFVIYGSQSVGEALAGLARLRGGVPHRRIVELAEGMELDLHRRVGELSKGNRQKVGLVQAFMHDPELLILDEPTDGLDPLLRQRFIEMVQQVRADGRTVFLSSHILSEVQATADRIGMIRGGSIVAVDTVRALRNRAVRRVEMQFHDTVTAAEFCGLPFLEDVVVTAESDLFVLRCHLTGSADLTG; encoded by the coding sequence ATGAGCGCTGCGGCGGTGGCCGACGTCGGCACGAAGACCGCCATCCACACCGAGATGCTCTGCAAATCCTACGGTTCCCGACCTGCTCTGGTCGACGTCGACCTGACGGTGCGCACCGGTGAGATCTACGGGTTCCTCGGACCGAACGGAGCTGGCAAGACCACCGTGATCCGGGTGCTGCTGGACCTGTTGAGACCGACCTCCGGGACGGTGGAGGTTTTGGGCGGCGATCCGCGCCGATCCGGAACCGCGGTGCGCCGTCGTCTGGGCTACCTACCCGGGGAGTTCGTGATCTACGGGTCGCAGAGCGTCGGCGAGGCGTTGGCCGGGTTGGCCCGGTTGCGCGGCGGCGTCCCGCATCGGCGGATCGTCGAGCTGGCCGAGGGCATGGAGCTGGACCTGCACCGAAGGGTGGGCGAACTGTCCAAGGGCAACCGACAGAAGGTGGGGCTGGTGCAGGCCTTCATGCACGATCCGGAACTATTGATCCTGGACGAACCCACCGACGGACTGGATCCGCTGCTGCGGCAACGGTTCATCGAGATGGTCCAGCAGGTGCGAGCCGACGGCCGCACGGTGTTCCTGTCGTCGCACATCCTGTCCGAGGTGCAGGCCACCGCGGATCGGATCGGCATGATCCGCGGCGGATCAATCGTGGCCGTCGACACGGTCCGGGCGTTGCGGAACCGCGCTGTCCGCCGGGTCGAAATGCAATTCCACGACACGGTGACCGCGGCAGAATTCTGTGGACTCCCGTTCCTGGAAGATGTTGTCGTCACCGCTGAATCCGACCTGTTCGTCCTCCGGTGCCACCTCACCGGCAGTGCCGACCTGACTGGGTAG
- a CDS encoding sigma-70 family RNA polymerase sigma factor → MGDLLVAVARGDEPAFAELYRMQLGVVTASAMSLLRDFHQAEEVAQEVMLQIWRLAARFDPTRGLGHTWIWQLTRGKAIDRVRHAQSVRRRDQHYAARSREQNFDVVVETALLREDVGELNDTLLKLTTLQREVLVLRFFTELSYTQIAVELDIPLGTVKTRIRDGLIVMRRMLTHRLAETNAA, encoded by the coding sequence GTGGGAGATTTACTGGTGGCGGTGGCCAGGGGCGACGAGCCGGCGTTCGCCGAGCTCTACCGGATGCAGCTGGGCGTCGTCACGGCGAGCGCAATGAGTCTGCTGCGCGACTTCCACCAGGCCGAGGAGGTGGCTCAGGAGGTGATGTTGCAGATCTGGCGGCTGGCGGCCCGATTCGATCCGACCCGGGGATTGGGTCACACGTGGATCTGGCAGCTGACCCGCGGCAAAGCAATCGATCGGGTTCGCCACGCCCAGTCCGTCCGCCGTCGCGACCAGCACTACGCTGCACGCTCTCGTGAGCAGAATTTCGACGTCGTGGTCGAAACCGCACTGCTGCGCGAGGATGTCGGCGAACTCAACGACACGCTGCTGAAGTTGACCACCTTGCAACGTGAGGTCCTCGTGCTCAGATTCTTCACCGAGCTGTCGTATACCCAGATCGCCGTCGAGCTGGACATTCCGCTGGGCACGGTGAAAACCCGGATCAGGGACGGACTCATCGTGATGCGCCGGATGCTGACCCACCGGCTCGCGGAGACCAACGCCGCATGA
- a CDS encoding LPXTG cell wall anchor domain-containing protein: MPLPNTGQPVAWMLLVGLLLVGTGALLVLLAHRHRHRLSWAAVVVLLMVGTMLTGAGGHSPAQGEAIPCPPAPAEPGSPSSGHHDVWIVQTSVMSGMVPGQAPVAIIGVITNNASDSTYVEAVTVSIAGVGRVSGGVQGPCDLSDYVLVAPRMPLGLMLHPGARAVFSGASIGFKNKSINQDACKSAVVNLRYISS; the protein is encoded by the coding sequence GTGCCGCTGCCGAACACCGGGCAGCCGGTGGCCTGGATGCTCTTGGTGGGCCTGCTTCTCGTGGGAACCGGAGCGTTGCTGGTGCTGTTGGCGCACCGCCACCGGCACCGACTTTCCTGGGCTGCCGTGGTGGTACTGCTGATGGTCGGGACCATGCTGACCGGAGCCGGGGGTCACTCACCGGCGCAGGGCGAGGCAATACCCTGCCCGCCAGCACCAGCAGAGCCTGGATCACCGTCGTCCGGGCATCATGACGTGTGGATCGTGCAGACCTCGGTCATGAGCGGAATGGTCCCGGGCCAGGCACCGGTCGCGATCATCGGCGTCATCACCAACAATGCTTCCGACAGCACGTACGTCGAAGCAGTAACGGTCAGCATCGCTGGAGTCGGCCGGGTTTCGGGCGGAGTGCAGGGCCCGTGCGATCTGAGCGACTACGTCCTGGTCGCACCGAGGATGCCGCTCGGATTGATGCTCCACCCGGGTGCCAGGGCGGTATTCAGCGGCGCGTCGATCGGTTTCAAGAACAAATCCATCAACCAGGACGCCTGCAAGAGTGCCGTCGTGAACTTGAGATATATCAGCTCCTGA
- a CDS encoding S8 family serine peptidase: MNTAVAVADQPVIVIMKNQHQNVPATVAAAAGRARVLAAEQNPVITDLQRTGAKRIHSFKLLSSVSATVSVAEKNRLAADPAVAQVVPDVSFAIRRPLTQAAPTSVTTCRPGQDGVELDPEALGVIHADSTDSTMQTARRLGITGKGVTVAYLAEGIDPNNPDFLRADGSHVFTDYQDFTGEGAPTTSSGGEAILDASSIAAQGRSIFQIGSCKFRIAGAATGASLVGLKVFPNGSLAATSSELLQAIDYAVTVDHVDVLNQSFGYNPLPDTTVDLIRQADEAATQAGTTVVVSTGDAGPTNTFGSPSSDPAVISAAATTTFRVYAQADIANFREIGATGFVDNNISALSSGGFSAGLKSPDLAAPGDLNLTLDNPGPGRYGVGISGGTSEAAPLISATAALVIQAYRTTHGGQSPAPALVKQLITSTTDDLGHPGNQQGTGLLDSYQAVKAALSVKTPAGAPTAQGGTLLTSTDQLTATAAPGSVQRFPLTVTNNGARTQTVQLHGRVLGADRTVADRTVILGATTGTHFNGLDVQTVKFTVPVGQSRLKVQIAAPSNDFLDLTLIDPLGQLEAYSLPQGVGNHGAVEVRYPGFGTWTAVINDAPPAQGGYAGPVQLHAEVATYQPFGAIQPSTVTLAPGASQRVTVAVSTPKSPGDLSAALELDAPFGARTSIPINLRSLVPLGAHRTGQFSTAVTGGNGRGGSPGVTEFYQFDVPAGQKALDVQTTESARAVNNYDLYLVDPSGETVGHAANQLVVGKSGSTPVTVTERGARTHVLDPPSGRWLLVAAFPNPVTGTALSTTFEGAIRLAPITPGVSGLPNAPSAHLAAGRPHVAKVTIRNDGTAPETYFVDARLPRSTTITLPPYKNATNLALPLTTAVPTPQWIVPTQTTLLTAQAQATAPVTFDWAPYTGYLGGDLNGDPDLGATTTGNTASGSWSGAPVTSGDWMIDPALIGPFGTTPTAGATANLALAATTKAFDTATTSTTGDFWASGAGVSVGFTPVIVQPGRSTTIYVTITPSGRAGSVVKGTLYLDDLSSLSPFGEPVPAGDELAAIPYSYTIG; this comes from the coding sequence GTGAACACCGCGGTGGCCGTCGCCGACCAGCCCGTCATCGTGATCATGAAGAACCAGCACCAGAACGTGCCGGCCACGGTGGCCGCGGCGGCCGGCCGGGCGCGGGTGCTCGCCGCCGAACAGAACCCGGTGATCACCGACCTGCAGCGCACGGGCGCCAAGCGCATCCACTCCTTCAAGTTGCTCAGCAGCGTCTCGGCGACGGTCTCGGTAGCCGAGAAGAACCGGCTCGCCGCCGATCCGGCGGTGGCGCAGGTCGTGCCGGACGTGAGCTTCGCGATCCGCAGACCCCTCACCCAGGCGGCCCCGACGAGCGTCACCACCTGCCGGCCGGGCCAGGACGGGGTCGAGCTCGACCCCGAGGCGCTCGGTGTCATCCATGCGGATTCGACCGACTCGACGATGCAGACCGCGCGCAGACTGGGCATCACCGGGAAGGGCGTCACCGTCGCCTATCTCGCCGAGGGCATCGATCCGAACAACCCCGACTTCCTTCGCGCCGATGGCTCCCACGTGTTCACCGACTACCAGGATTTCACGGGTGAAGGCGCCCCCACCACGTCCAGTGGCGGGGAAGCAATCCTGGACGCCAGTTCGATCGCCGCCCAGGGCAGGTCCATCTTCCAGATCGGCTCGTGCAAATTCCGCATCGCGGGTGCCGCTACCGGCGCGAGTCTGGTCGGGCTCAAGGTGTTCCCGAACGGCAGCCTGGCCGCAACCAGCTCCGAGTTGTTGCAGGCCATCGACTACGCGGTCACGGTGGATCACGTCGACGTGCTGAACCAGTCGTTCGGGTACAACCCGCTGCCGGACACCACGGTCGATCTCATCCGCCAGGCCGACGAAGCAGCCACGCAGGCCGGCACCACCGTGGTCGTCTCCACCGGAGATGCCGGACCCACCAACACCTTCGGGTCACCTTCGAGCGACCCGGCCGTCATCAGCGCCGCCGCGACGACCACCTTCCGGGTCTACGCACAGGCCGACATCGCCAACTTCCGCGAGATCGGCGCGACAGGGTTCGTCGACAACAACATCAGCGCGCTCAGCTCCGGAGGTTTCAGCGCCGGCCTCAAGAGCCCTGACCTGGCCGCCCCGGGCGATCTGAATCTGACGCTGGACAATCCCGGTCCCGGAAGGTACGGCGTGGGCATCAGCGGTGGCACCAGTGAAGCCGCGCCCCTGATCTCGGCCACCGCGGCGCTGGTGATCCAGGCGTACCGCACGACCCACGGCGGGCAGAGCCCGGCACCGGCCCTGGTCAAGCAGCTGATCACGTCCACGACCGACGACCTCGGCCACCCCGGCAACCAGCAGGGCACCGGGCTGCTCGACAGCTACCAGGCCGTGAAAGCCGCCTTGTCGGTGAAGACCCCGGCCGGGGCTCCGACGGCCCAGGGAGGCACCTTGCTGACCAGCACCGACCAGCTCACGGCCACCGCCGCGCCCGGCAGTGTGCAGCGGTTCCCGTTGACGGTGACCAACAACGGGGCCCGGACCCAGACCGTCCAGTTGCACGGCCGGGTGCTCGGAGCCGACCGTACCGTCGCCGACCGGACGGTGATCCTGGGTGCCACCACCGGTACCCACTTCAACGGCCTCGACGTGCAGACGGTCAAGTTCACCGTGCCTGTGGGCCAGTCGAGGCTGAAGGTCCAGATCGCGGCACCGTCGAACGACTTCTTGGACCTGACCCTGATCGACCCGTTGGGTCAGCTCGAGGCGTACAGCCTGCCGCAGGGTGTCGGCAACCACGGCGCGGTCGAGGTGAGGTATCCCGGCTTCGGCACCTGGACCGCCGTCATCAACGATGCGCCACCCGCGCAGGGCGGATACGCAGGGCCGGTGCAACTGCACGCTGAGGTGGCGACCTACCAGCCGTTCGGCGCGATACAACCGAGCACCGTCACGCTGGCTCCGGGAGCATCGCAGCGTGTCACCGTGGCCGTGTCGACACCGAAGAGTCCCGGTGATCTGAGTGCCGCTCTCGAACTGGACGCCCCCTTCGGCGCACGGACCTCGATCCCGATCAACCTGCGCAGCCTCGTGCCCTTGGGCGCCCACCGCACCGGGCAGTTCTCCACTGCGGTGACCGGCGGGAACGGCCGCGGCGGCTCGCCGGGGGTCACCGAGTTCTACCAGTTCGACGTGCCTGCCGGACAGAAGGCGCTGGACGTCCAGACCACGGAATCCGCGCGAGCCGTGAACAATTACGACCTCTACCTGGTGGACCCGAGCGGCGAGACCGTGGGCCACGCCGCCAACCAGTTGGTCGTCGGCAAATCGGGCTCCACCCCGGTCACGGTGACTGAAAGGGGCGCGCGCACCCATGTGCTAGATCCGCCCTCCGGTCGGTGGCTCCTGGTGGCCGCATTCCCCAACCCCGTGACCGGAACTGCGCTGTCCACCACGTTCGAAGGGGCCATCCGGCTGGCACCGATCACGCCCGGAGTCTCTGGTCTGCCGAACGCCCCGTCCGCCCACCTGGCCGCCGGCCGGCCGCACGTGGCCAAGGTCACCATTCGCAACGACGGGACCGCTCCGGAGACCTACTTCGTCGATGCACGGCTACCGCGGAGCACCACGATCACGTTGCCGCCGTACAAGAACGCAACGAACCTGGCCCTCCCGCTGACCACGGCGGTCCCGACACCGCAGTGGATCGTGCCGACGCAGACCACCTTGCTGACCGCCCAGGCCCAGGCCACCGCACCGGTCACCTTCGACTGGGCGCCGTACACCGGTTACCTCGGGGGCGACCTGAACGGGGACCCCGATCTCGGTGCCACCACCACCGGGAACACCGCTTCGGGCAGCTGGAGCGGCGCTCCCGTCACCTCGGGCGACTGGATGATCGATCCGGCCCTGATCGGGCCGTTCGGCACCACACCCACGGCCGGGGCCACCGCCAATCTCGCACTGGCCGCCACCACCAAGGCCTTCGACACCGCGACCACGTCCACCACGGGTGACTTCTGGGCGAGCGGGGCCGGCGTGTCCGTCGGGTTCACTCCGGTCATCGTCCAACCGGGCCGGAGCACCACGATCTACGTCACGATCACGCCGTCCGGCAGGGCCGGGTCCGTCGTCAAGGGCACCCTCTACCTCGACGACCTGTCGTCGCTGAGCCCGTTCGGCGAGCCGGTGCCGGCCGGTGACGAACTGGCTGCGATTCCCTACAGCTACACCATCGGTTAG